One window from the genome of Rufibacter tibetensis encodes:
- a CDS encoding OmpA/MotB family protein translates to MKKTRFASSAAALVLGVAVLGSCVSSKKYKELEASKNALEQEKATAQRSLEQANADLRDRDAKLAQYQQQIAQKERILNELRESVNEALAGFKEQGLTVAVREGKVYVTMPEKLLFASGSTKVNPNGQSALGKLANAIKSQRDTEIVIEGHTDDVAVASANVTFKDNWDLSVLRATEITRLLINNGVPPQMVVPAGRGQYTPVAMTRTPEARQSNRRTEIILAPNFDKILKLIQTN, encoded by the coding sequence ATGAAGAAAACACGTTTCGCCTCATCCGCCGCTGCCTTGGTTTTAGGAGTAGCCGTTCTTGGTTCTTGTGTCTCATCTAAGAAATACAAAGAGCTGGAAGCAAGCAAAAATGCGCTGGAACAAGAAAAAGCGACTGCCCAGCGCAGCCTGGAACAAGCCAACGCTGATCTGCGTGACCGTGATGCCAAACTGGCCCAGTACCAGCAGCAAATTGCCCAGAAAGAAAGAATCTTAAATGAATTAAGAGAATCTGTGAACGAGGCCCTGGCCGGTTTTAAAGAGCAAGGACTGACCGTTGCCGTTAGAGAAGGCAAAGTTTATGTGACCATGCCAGAGAAACTTCTGTTTGCCTCTGGTTCTACCAAAGTAAACCCGAACGGGCAATCTGCTCTAGGCAAATTGGCCAACGCTATTAAATCACAGCGCGATACAGAGATTGTCATCGAAGGCCACACCGATGACGTAGCCGTAGCCTCTGCAAACGTCACTTTCAAAGACAACTGGGATTTGAGCGTGCTTAGAGCAACAGAAATCACGCGTCTGCTTATCAACAACGGAGTTCCGCCGCAAATGGTAGTACCTGCCGGCCGTGGACAGTACACCCCGGTAGCCATGACCCGTACCCCTGAAGCCCGTCAAAGCAACCGCCGCACTGAAATCATTTTAGCTCCTAACTTTGATAAAATCCTGAAGCTGATTCAGACAAACTAA
- a CDS encoding OmpA family protein, with protein MFKHSLYRYAGVALLSTCLLSSCTTTKKYNALLAQKVKLEREKADCQSALSRTTRERSDLSKQVTELTEARAQLAADTSLLSNTLRKSQSVYADLSSTYDKLIKNHDRLMSNSALESSKLSKDLARREEELKKLNETLTKNRSQLDQLSSDLKSREERLNELERILAEKDKAVNALRTKVSNALLGFNSKDLSVDVRNGKVYVSLSEQLLFKSGSTKVDAKGQDALRKLAAALKDQQDVNVVVEGHTDDVPVARGTLGMQDNWDLSVLRATEITRILTSAGLAGTKITPSGRAENVPLDAAKTADARQKNRRTEIILTPKLDELFQILEAN; from the coding sequence ATGTTCAAACACTCCCTCTACCGGTATGCCGGTGTGGCCCTTTTAAGCACCTGCCTGCTGAGCTCCTGCACCACTACCAAGAAGTACAATGCTTTGTTAGCTCAGAAAGTAAAACTGGAGCGCGAGAAAGCAGATTGCCAGAGTGCCCTTTCCAGAACCACCAGAGAACGCTCTGACCTTTCAAAACAAGTAACCGAACTCACCGAAGCCCGTGCCCAACTGGCCGCCGACACCTCTTTGCTGAGCAACACGCTCCGCAAGAGCCAAAGCGTGTACGCCGACCTGAGCAGCACTTACGACAAGCTCATTAAAAACCATGATCGCCTCATGTCTAACAGCGCGCTGGAGTCATCCAAATTGTCTAAAGACTTAGCCCGACGCGAGGAAGAACTGAAGAAGCTTAATGAGACGCTCACCAAAAACCGCTCTCAATTAGACCAGTTGAGCAGCGACCTGAAATCACGGGAAGAGCGCCTGAACGAATTGGAGCGTATTCTGGCGGAGAAAGACAAGGCGGTAAACGCCCTCCGTACTAAGGTAAGCAATGCCTTACTGGGCTTCAACAGCAAAGACCTTTCAGTAGACGTGAGAAACGGGAAAGTGTATGTGTCTTTGTCTGAGCAGTTGCTGTTCAAATCTGGCTCCACCAAAGTAGACGCCAAAGGGCAAGATGCCTTGCGCAAACTGGCCGCTGCTCTCAAAGACCAGCAGGATGTAAACGTAGTGGTAGAAGGTCACACCGATGACGTACCTGTGGCCCGGGGTACCCTTGGGATGCAAGACAACTGGGACCTGAGCGTATTACGCGCCACGGAAATAACCCGGATTCTCACCTCTGCCGGTTTGGCCGGTACTAAAATCACGCCTTCGGGCCGGGCCGAAAACGTTCCTTTGGATGCTGCTAAAACAGCAGATGCCCGCCAGAAGAACCGTCGCACCGAAATCATCCTCACTCCTAAACTAGACGAACTGTTCCAGATTTTGGAAGCGAATTAG
- a CDS encoding MaoC family dehydratase — translation MSKIIIRSFADLQQYEGTEIGVSDYHTITQEQINIFADATLDHQWIHLDAERAKTESPFGSTIAHGYLTVSLLPYLWGQIISIENLKMQVNYEIESLRFNQAVTVDSALRLRVKLLSAVNLRGVIKARLEVTMEIENSKKPAFTGVITFLYHFN, via the coding sequence ATGAGCAAAATAATCATCCGCAGTTTCGCAGACCTGCAGCAGTATGAAGGCACTGAAATTGGTGTATCTGATTACCATACCATCACCCAGGAGCAAATCAACATCTTCGCTGACGCCACCCTGGACCACCAATGGATTCATCTGGACGCAGAACGGGCTAAAACGGAGTCGCCGTTCGGGAGCACCATTGCCCACGGCTACTTAACGGTATCCTTGCTGCCGTACCTGTGGGGTCAGATTATCTCCATTGAGAACCTAAAGATGCAGGTGAACTATGAGATTGAGAGCTTACGGTTCAACCAAGCAGTAACGGTAGATAGTGCGCTGCGCCTGCGGGTAAAATTGCTTTCGGCCGTAAACCTGAGAGGCGTCATCAAAGCTCGCTTAGAAGTTACCATGGAGATTGAAAACAGCAAAAAGCCTGCTTTTACCGGTGTCATCACGTTCCTGTATCATTTTAATTAA